Below is a window of Candidatus Kinetoplastibacterium oncopeltii TCC290E DNA.
CTTTTATTTTTTTCTATTTTATCTTGGTCAACTGGCAAAATTTCTTTTTTATAATGATTCATTATTAGAGGAGTTTTTGTTTTTTTAACACTATCTTTTTCTGATATATATTTCTCTATAAACTTATTAGAATTTGGCTGTGGCGGTTGTGCTATATGTTGTTTACCATCAGCATTTAAACGCATGATGCCACATTCTTTATTATAAATCTCCATAGATAATGGATTATTATTTGTTAGCCATATATCAAGAAATTTAATAAACATTAATACCATAGATATTAATATGAACAATAATATTACTTTTTTTATTTTCGACATTTCTATTTTATTGCTTCGCAAATGTCTTGTTATGTTCTCTTGTTTTATGGAATTTTATATTTGGATATAGCTCTAATAGTGACCTGAGTTGAGCTCCTGAGCTAATCAAAAGTGCTGGTGAATTAGTAATATCAAAGACCATATTTGTAATATTTGAAGTGATAAATCTATCAAGTATATATTTATCACTTGATGATACCCATCTTGCCATATTATATTTAGTATTGTTAATTGTGACATCAGCACCATATTCATTTTTTAATCTATGCGCCACAACTTCAAATTGTAATTTGCCAACAGCACCTAAGAGCAACGGTCCTCCTGAATAATACTGAAATACTTGTATAGCTCCTTCTTCTCCAAGTTGTCGTAGACCATTATATAATTGTTTTGTTTTTAATGGATCTTTAGGCTCCACAGAACAAAACATTTCAGGAGCAAAAAATGGTAATCCAGTAAATTCTAAATATTCTCCCTCTGTTATAACATCTCCTAGATGGATAGTTCCGTGATTAGGGATTCCAATAATATCACCAGCAAAAGCTTCTTCTACTATTTCTCGACGTTGTGATAAAAAAGATACAACATTGTTTGTCTTTATGTCTTTTTTCGTTCTGATGTTTTTTAGACTCATTCCCCTAGTAAATTGTCCGGAATTTATCTTTATAAAAGCTACCCTATCTCTATGTGATGGGTCCATATTTGCTTGGATCTTGAATACTAATCCTGAAAATTTTTCCTCTTCTGGATATACATTCCTACTTATTGCGTTAACTTTGGAAGGTGATGGAAAATAATCTACTATAGAGTCTAATATTTCCTGAATTCCAAAATTATTTATTGCTGAACCAAAGAATATAGGTGTTTGATCTCCATTAATAAATTTTTCTTGTTCAAATT
It encodes the following:
- a CDS encoding peptide chain release factor 3, with amino-acid sequence MKAIAKEVKRRRTFAIISHPDAGKTTLTEKILLFAGAIQIAGSVKSRKSSRYAASDWMEIEKQRGISVASSVMQIEYRDCIINLLDTPGHQDFSEDTYRVLTAVDGALMVIDAANGIESQTIRLLDICRSRKTPIITFINKFDREVREPLELLSEVENNLKIEAIPFSWPIGMGKSFKGVFNLIDDKILVFKPGQETYTKPENILNNSTDNKEKERFDNFFAPISQEIDLIRNAAPKFEQEKFINGDQTPIFFGSAINNFGIQEILDSIVDYFPSPSKVNAISRNVYPEEEKFSGLVFKIQANMDPSHRDRVAFIKINSGQFTRGMSLKNIRTKKDIKTNNVVSFLSQRREIVEEAFAGDIIGIPNHGTIHLGDVITEGEYLEFTGLPFFAPEMFCSVEPKDPLKTKQLYNGLRQLGEEGAIQVFQYYSGGPLLLGAVGKLQFEVVAHRLKNEYGADVTINNTKYNMARWVSSSDKYILDRFITSNITNMVFDITNSPALLISSGAQLRSLLELYPNIKFHKTREHNKTFAKQ